The Virgibacillus siamensis genome includes a region encoding these proteins:
- a CDS encoding YfhE family protein yields the protein MRKTQYQPTKNKQLTDAQEVHYAKEFKHADIAGGYRQSRVKEAKGERN from the coding sequence ATGCGAAAAACGCAATACCAGCCAACAAAGAATAAGCAGCTGACAGATGCTCAGGAAGTTCATTATGCAAAGGAATTTAAACACGCAGATATTGCAGGCGGTTATCGTCAATCTCGCGTTAAAGAAGCAAAAGGTGAAAGAAATTAA
- a CDS encoding thiolase family protein produces the protein MREVVLVDGCRTAVGRRKGLFAGYRADELAAVILEEVVRRSNVNTEDIEDVIMGCVTQVGEQAGNVARTAALIAGFPIDVPGVTIDRQCGSSQQAVHFGAQAIAAGDMDVVIAGGVESMTRAPMFSNVQETKPSRKLTSRYEIVNQGISAEKIADKWGFTREQLDEFSLQSHQRARKAIEQGKFNREISPVKTNDGKVVQVDEGPRADTTIEALAGLNAVFKEDGKITAGNASQMSDGASAVMLMSSEKAGELGLKPKARIVARTVIGSDPTLMLTGPIQATEKVLKKAGLTIADIDRYEVNEAFAPVPMAWLRDIGADPEKLNVNGGAIALGHPLGATGTKLLISLINELERSGGRYGLLAICEGMGTANATIIERME, from the coding sequence ATGCGGGAGGTTGTACTAGTAGATGGCTGCCGTACTGCTGTTGGACGGAGGAAAGGGTTGTTTGCCGGTTATCGGGCGGATGAACTCGCAGCAGTTATACTGGAAGAAGTGGTTCGGCGCTCCAACGTGAATACGGAAGATATTGAAGATGTCATCATGGGCTGTGTGACACAGGTTGGGGAACAGGCGGGAAATGTAGCAAGAACTGCAGCATTAATCGCCGGATTTCCGATTGATGTTCCGGGTGTAACAATTGACAGGCAATGTGGATCGAGTCAACAGGCTGTTCACTTTGGTGCACAGGCAATTGCTGCGGGGGATATGGATGTTGTCATCGCCGGCGGTGTCGAAAGCATGACACGGGCACCGATGTTTTCGAATGTACAGGAAACAAAGCCAAGTAGGAAACTGACGTCCCGGTATGAAATTGTTAATCAAGGTATTTCCGCAGAGAAGATTGCCGATAAATGGGGTTTTACCCGCGAACAGCTGGATGAATTTTCACTGCAGAGTCATCAGCGTGCACGGAAGGCTATTGAACAAGGGAAATTTAACCGGGAAATTTCCCCTGTTAAAACAAATGATGGGAAAGTTGTTCAGGTGGATGAAGGACCAAGGGCAGATACGACCATAGAGGCACTGGCAGGGTTAAATGCTGTTTTCAAAGAAGATGGCAAAATAACTGCAGGCAATGCAAGCCAAATGAGTGACGGGGCGAGTGCAGTTATGCTTATGTCGTCTGAAAAGGCAGGGGAGCTTGGGCTCAAACCAAAAGCACGCATCGTGGCAAGAACAGTAATCGGCTCAGATCCAACGCTAATGTTGACAGGTCCGATTCAAGCAACGGAAAAGGTTCTGAAAAAAGCCGGGTTAACAATTGCTGATATTGATCGGTATGAAGTAAATGAAGCGTTTGCTCCTGTTCCGATGGCATGGCTTCGGGATATTGGCGCGGATCCGGAAAAGTTAAATGTGAATGGCGGGGCGATTGCACTTGGCCATCCATTAGGCGCAACTGGAACAAAACTATTAATCTCGCTTATTAATGAATTGGAACGTTCCGGTGGCAGGTATGGACTGTTGGCTATATGCGAAGGCATGGGGACAGCTAATGCAACCATCATTGAACGAATGGAGTAG
- a CDS encoding acyl-CoA dehydrogenase family protein has product MGKYRFETDEHEMFRTTIRKFLQDEAEPYYEQWEEERVIPFDFWKKMGEMGFLCPHVEEAYGGLGLDFSYSLIILEELERIGTSLIGIGLHSDIVTPYIESYGTKSQKEKWLPGCVTGNHITAVAMTEPGTGSDLANIKTTAIREGEYYLVNGQKTFITNGIQADLILVVVKTDPNAEPKHKGISLLMVEADSPGYSRGRKLNKVGLHAQDTAELYFEDCRVPRENLIGEEGKGFKYLMEKLQQERLVVAISGQVASEDMLETTLEYVKSREAFGKPIGSFQNTQFKLAEMATQVELGRSFLETLIEDHIAGKEIVTKVSMAKYWLTDTAKRIANECMQLHGGYGYMEEYKIARRFRDTPVASIYAGSNEIMKSIIAKNIGL; this is encoded by the coding sequence ATGGGTAAATACCGGTTTGAAACAGATGAACACGAAATGTTTCGGACGACAATACGAAAGTTTTTGCAGGATGAAGCGGAACCGTATTATGAGCAATGGGAAGAAGAACGGGTAATTCCGTTTGATTTTTGGAAAAAGATGGGTGAGATGGGTTTTCTGTGTCCACATGTGGAAGAGGCATATGGCGGATTAGGACTTGATTTCAGCTATTCACTTATTATTTTGGAAGAATTGGAACGGATCGGAACCAGCTTGATTGGAATTGGGCTCCATTCCGATATCGTAACACCTTACATTGAATCATACGGCACGAAAAGTCAGAAAGAAAAATGGCTGCCGGGATGTGTTACGGGCAATCATATAACGGCTGTCGCCATGACAGAACCCGGCACAGGATCAGACCTGGCTAACATTAAGACGACTGCCATACGTGAAGGCGAATATTATCTTGTTAATGGCCAGAAAACCTTTATTACAAACGGAATTCAGGCGGATCTCATACTTGTTGTTGTTAAAACAGATCCGAATGCAGAGCCGAAACACAAAGGAATCAGTCTGTTAATGGTTGAGGCGGATTCACCCGGGTATTCCCGGGGCAGAAAGCTGAACAAGGTTGGATTGCATGCGCAGGATACTGCGGAATTATATTTTGAGGACTGCCGTGTTCCAAGGGAGAATTTGATAGGCGAAGAAGGGAAAGGGTTCAAATATCTGATGGAAAAACTGCAGCAGGAGCGGCTTGTTGTCGCAATATCCGGTCAGGTTGCTTCTGAAGATATGCTGGAGACAACTTTGGAGTATGTGAAATCCCGGGAAGCATTCGGCAAGCCCATCGGTTCGTTTCAAAACACACAGTTTAAACTGGCTGAAATGGCGACTCAGGTTGAACTTGGCAGGTCATTTTTGGAGACACTAATTGAGGACCATATTGCCGGAAAGGAAATCGTCACGAAAGTATCCATGGCCAAATATTGGTTGACGGATACTGCCAAGCGGATTGCCAATGAATGCATGCAGCTTCATGGCGGTTACGGATACATGGAAGAATACAAGATTGCCAGGCGTTTTCGGGATACACCGGTAGCATCGATCTATGCGGGATCAAATGAAATTATGAAATCAATTATTGCGAAAAATATCGGGTTATAG
- a CDS encoding CapA family protein yields MRWGKLTGLFVILFLSIVLAACANDAPDQTSKPTENNGTDEGQETEEPAEPEKPETIHKKISITAIGDMLIHDRVYEDAKTKNGYDFRPMLNRVKPYLKNSTITMANQETMIGGIELGLSSYPSFNSPYAVGDALKDAGVDVVTLANNHTLDRGEAAIQSAIKHWESIDMMYTGAFKNEADSNRIRVYETDEGISTAFLAYTYGTNGIPVPTDKDYLVNLIDRGLMESEIQKAKKQADIVVLSMHFGDQYIRMPNDEQKALVQFAADQGVDVVIGHHPHVLQPVDWVKGKHGNKTLVAYSLGNFLSGQDEFYRKIGGIFKFTVHKTIKGNQETVKIDSPKFMPTFVEYENWSDFEVTPMFQLTNDELANAQQHYKEIKQHVSQWMPGLEFIEK; encoded by the coding sequence ATGAGGTGGGGTAAATTAACAGGCCTTTTTGTCATTTTGTTTCTGAGTATCGTTTTAGCGGCATGTGCCAATGATGCTCCAGATCAGACTTCCAAGCCAACAGAAAATAACGGGACAGATGAAGGACAGGAAACGGAAGAACCGGCGGAACCTGAAAAGCCCGAAACGATACACAAGAAAATCTCGATTACGGCCATTGGTGACATGTTGATTCACGACCGTGTATATGAAGATGCCAAGACGAAGAATGGTTATGATTTCCGTCCGATGCTTAATCGTGTAAAACCTTATTTAAAAAATTCCACCATTACGATGGCCAATCAGGAAACGATGATTGGCGGTATTGAATTGGGGTTATCTTCCTACCCGTCATTTAACAGTCCATATGCAGTTGGTGACGCATTAAAGGACGCCGGGGTTGATGTTGTTACACTGGCGAATAATCATACGCTGGATCGCGGGGAAGCAGCAATACAAAGTGCCATCAAACATTGGGAATCTATTGATATGATGTATACCGGCGCATTTAAAAATGAAGCGGACAGTAATAGAATACGCGTTTATGAAACCGATGAAGGCATATCTACTGCGTTTCTGGCGTACACATATGGAACAAATGGGATTCCAGTTCCGACCGATAAAGATTATCTGGTCAATCTGATTGATCGCGGACTGATGGAATCCGAGATTCAAAAAGCTAAAAAGCAGGCAGATATTGTTGTACTGAGTATGCATTTCGGTGATCAGTATATCCGCATGCCAAATGATGAACAAAAGGCACTCGTCCAGTTTGCCGCGGATCAGGGTGTGGATGTCGTTATCGGTCATCATCCGCACGTTCTTCAACCGGTTGATTGGGTGAAAGGGAAACATGGAAATAAAACACTTGTTGCCTATTCTTTGGGGAATTTCCTATCCGGTCAGGATGAATTTTACCGGAAGATTGGCGGCATATTCAAGTTTACGGTTCATAAAACCATTAAAGGCAATCAAGAAACTGTCAAAATAGATTCTCCAAAGTTTATGCCTACATTTGTGGAGTATGAAAATTGGTCCGATTTTGAAGTTACTCCGATGTTTCAGCTGACCAATGATGAACTGGCAAACGCCCAGCAGCATTATAAGGAAATAAAGCAGCATGTATCACAATGGATGCCAGGGCTTGAGTTTATCGAAAAATAG
- a CDS encoding DUF368 domain-containing protein, which produces MEWKNIYRGLLMGASDVIPGVSGGTIAVLLGIYERLIAAINGLVSKDWKKQLGFLIPLGIGVGTAILLLSHLIEWLFKNHPVPTKFFFLGLIIGVLPYLFHKSDAKNKFKTSHIVILLVGAVIVGSLMVFQTSEGAVITNITTSTYILLFFSGIIASSAMILPGISGSFMLYVIGVYSTLISAISNMQLDIIAVTGVGIVIGILLMSKIINYFLNHYYTKTFALIIGMVIGSVFVVFPGWPAEMSVMILSVVTFAVGLATAYLLGKVEYE; this is translated from the coding sequence ATGGAATGGAAAAATATTTATCGTGGATTGCTTATGGGAGCGAGTGATGTTATTCCGGGAGTCAGCGGCGGAACAATAGCTGTCCTGCTAGGGATTTATGAACGGTTAATTGCTGCCATCAATGGACTTGTAAGCAAAGATTGGAAAAAACAGCTTGGGTTCTTGATACCGCTTGGCATCGGGGTGGGTACTGCAATATTGCTGTTGAGTCATTTGATAGAATGGCTGTTTAAAAATCACCCTGTTCCAACGAAATTCTTTTTTCTTGGCTTGATTATCGGTGTCCTTCCTTACCTGTTCCATAAATCTGATGCGAAAAATAAATTTAAGACAAGTCATATAGTCATTCTGCTGGTTGGGGCAGTAATAGTTGGTTCGCTTATGGTTTTTCAGACCAGTGAAGGGGCTGTCATTACCAATATCACAACGTCTACATATATCCTGTTGTTTTTTTCAGGAATTATTGCAAGCAGTGCAATGATTCTGCCCGGAATCAGCGGATCCTTTATGTTGTATGTGATTGGAGTATACTCAACATTGATTAGTGCGATTAGTAATATGCAGCTGGATATTATTGCAGTTACAGGGGTAGGTATTGTCATTGGCATTTTGCTGATGAGTAAGATCATTAATTATTTCCTGAATCATTATTATACAAAGACATTTGCACTGATTATCGGTATGGTAATCGGGTCTGTCTTCGTCGTTTTCCCCGGCTGGCCAGCCGAAATGTCAGTTATGATACTTAGTGTCGTAACGTTCGCAGTGGGGCTTGCGACTGCTTATTTACTAGGTAAAGTTGAGTATGAATAA
- a CDS encoding thioredoxin family protein, whose amino-acid sequence MKHIDTEAQFNEIIQSDKPVIVKFFADWCPDCKRMNMFIDGVMDEFNNYDWYEVNSDEIEGLAQKYEVMGIPSILLFQNGEKIAHQHSADTKSPESVSEFLHQQLA is encoded by the coding sequence ATGAAACATATAGATACTGAAGCACAATTTAATGAGATTATTCAGTCTGACAAACCGGTTATCGTTAAGTTTTTTGCTGATTGGTGCCCGGATTGCAAACGTATGAATATGTTTATTGATGGGGTCATGGATGAATTCAATAATTATGACTGGTATGAGGTCAACAGCGATGAAATTGAAGGTTTGGCCCAAAAATATGAAGTGATGGGCATCCCGAGTATCCTGTTATTCCAGAATGGAGAAAAAATTGCGCATCAACACAGTGCTGATACGAAATCACCGGAATCTGTGAGTGAATTTCTGCACCAGCAATTGGCATAG
- a CDS encoding class I SAM-dependent methyltransferase — translation MGKLFTQFVQPKGFLGRIAGWYMSKENKQIIKWTLDFLDIQDGEHALEIGFGSGKAMKYLLERRKRLTITGIDPSEVMVFQSLRRLNKHLINSRVQLVEGYAHNLPALSQKIDKVLVINNVTFWENPVNTLERIRTQMNDGGKIALIIKPHEKGATDETSNLIGGQLSALLANAGYTDIEFFIKPTNPCDTVCALGMK, via the coding sequence ATGGGAAAATTATTCACACAGTTTGTACAGCCTAAGGGGTTCCTTGGGCGGATTGCCGGCTGGTATATGTCGAAAGAAAACAAACAAATAATTAAATGGACATTGGACTTTCTGGATATTCAGGACGGGGAGCACGCACTGGAGATTGGCTTTGGTTCGGGAAAGGCAATGAAGTATCTTCTGGAGCGGCGAAAACGTTTGACAATTACAGGCATTGATCCGTCTGAAGTGATGGTTTTTCAGTCATTAAGGCGGTTAAACAAACATTTGATCAATAGCCGGGTTCAATTGGTGGAAGGCTATGCTCACAACCTTCCTGCATTATCGCAGAAAATTGACAAGGTCCTGGTCATTAATAATGTTACCTTCTGGGAGAATCCGGTGAACACACTGGAAAGGATACGTACCCAAATGAACGATGGCGGGAAAATTGCCCTAATAATCAAACCGCATGAAAAGGGCGCCACCGATGAAACGAGTAACCTGATTGGCGGGCAGCTTTCTGCATTATTGGCCAACGCCGGTTATACCGATATTGAATTTTTTATCAAGCCAACAAACCCGTGTGACACGGTATGTGCACTCGGAATGAAATAG
- a CDS encoding VOC family protein, whose protein sequence is MLALDHIILAAKDPQQAAEDFAIKHNINVLEGGKHEKWGTYNYLAYFSNGCYLEWLGIFDKDLAVQSENPLIDQLIRTLDSDVEGAIQYALGTDDMDYYLEHFRQENISFTGPIAGSRNRPDGSLLEWRMLFPQAEIIRHPFLIEWGDGKNVPSDPALINKQQIDTIFPVIANRDDFDKIFQTDHQLENVQLAPSAMMRFSISK, encoded by the coding sequence ATGCTTGCACTCGACCATATTATTCTTGCTGCCAAAGACCCACAACAAGCAGCCGAGGATTTTGCAATCAAACATAATATCAACGTTTTGGAGGGCGGCAAACACGAAAAATGGGGAACCTATAATTATTTGGCCTATTTCAGCAATGGCTGTTATTTGGAATGGCTTGGAATTTTCGATAAAGACTTAGCTGTCCAATCAGAAAATCCCTTGATTGACCAGCTTATCCGCACGTTGGATAGTGATGTGGAAGGGGCAATTCAATATGCACTGGGAACTGACGACATGGATTATTATTTGGAGCATTTTCGTCAAGAAAACATATCATTTACCGGCCCGATTGCTGGCAGCAGAAATCGTCCGGATGGCTCACTCCTGGAATGGCGAATGCTTTTTCCACAAGCAGAAATCATCCGTCATCCTTTTCTGATTGAATGGGGCGATGGAAAAAATGTGCCAAGCGACCCTGCCCTCATTAACAAACAACAGATTGACACCATTTTTCCCGTAATAGCTAACCGGGATGACTTCGATAAAATTTTCCAAACAGATCATCAACTTGAAAACGTGCAATTAGCCCCGTCAGCTATGATGAGATTTTCCATATCTAAATAA
- a CDS encoding response regulator transcription factor has translation MEKANILIVEDEQKLSRVLQLELEYENYATEIANNGKDALNKLEDGNWDLVLLDIMLPELSGMEVLRRFRRTNQSTPIILLTARDQVHDKVSGLDLGANDYMTKPFQIEELLARVRVHLRQRSTIEQNGEQLSVGDLNVDIGTREVKREDKQIELTPREFDLLIYLLKNKNQVLTRDQLIEHVWGFDYYGDTNVVDVYIRYLRQKVDKEFNRAYIQTVRGVGYTIKDHVQ, from the coding sequence ATGGAGAAGGCAAATATATTAATTGTGGAAGATGAACAGAAGCTCAGCAGGGTGCTGCAGCTTGAATTGGAATATGAAAATTATGCTACAGAAATAGCCAATAATGGAAAAGATGCACTTAACAAGCTGGAGGATGGGAACTGGGACCTGGTGCTGCTTGATATTATGCTGCCGGAATTAAGCGGTATGGAAGTGCTGCGCAGATTTCGCCGCACCAATCAGTCAACGCCCATCATTCTTTTAACGGCCCGGGATCAGGTGCATGATAAGGTAAGTGGACTGGATCTTGGGGCGAATGACTACATGACCAAACCCTTTCAAATTGAGGAACTGCTGGCACGGGTCCGCGTTCACCTAAGACAGCGGTCGACAATTGAACAGAATGGAGAGCAGCTTTCCGTCGGGGATCTGAATGTTGATATTGGAACACGGGAAGTGAAACGAGAGGATAAACAGATTGAGCTGACACCAAGGGAATTCGATCTGTTGATTTATTTATTAAAAAATAAAAATCAGGTGCTGACAAGAGACCAGCTGATTGAGCACGTGTGGGGCTTTGACTATTACGGGGACACGAATGTGGTCGATGTCTATATCCGCTATTTGCGCCAAAAAGTGGATAAGGAATTTAATCGGGCCTATATTCAGACTGTCCGGGGTGTCGGTTATACGATTAAGGATCATGTGCAATGA
- a CDS encoding HAMP domain-containing sensor histidine kinase produces MKLSTKIRLFSSLFMLVLVLLVNTAIYYLFYNMSLNAEKAELTDQTNEITEALNESPNIAKSDLLKAYLPTDGMVRIIGKDGEFLIPTLTKDQEFTELPFTFSKKQTAGVIELSNQADFLTISKPIIWENGEVATLQVYKQLVAHSESMETLFYVLAVASVIVLIPTIIAGTFLSRFILKPIKSLTGTMKENITDAKWKKINLENRSRDELYEMEETFNVMIEYLKDNFERQETFVSDASHELKTPISIVKSYAQLLKRRGQDNPELLNESVQAVDSEADRMQKLVEQMLLLAKNQENETYSKLDIIQLTRETVDQFKGAYDRELTFEAEAEKIMVNGNHDQLQQVFYILIDNALKYSDEAVNVYVLRRQSEVQVKVQDYGQGIPQEEAEKIFDRFYRMDKSRSRDLGGTGLGLAIAKAIMEKHKGQLTVSSESGNGSIFSITLSTID; encoded by the coding sequence ATGAAACTGTCGACGAAAATCCGTCTGTTTTCCAGCCTGTTTATGCTAGTGTTGGTTCTGCTTGTGAATACCGCGATTTATTATTTGTTCTATAATATGTCGCTAAATGCGGAAAAGGCGGAACTGACTGATCAAACAAACGAGATTACGGAAGCATTAAACGAGTCGCCCAATATTGCGAAAAGTGATTTACTGAAAGCATATTTGCCAACGGATGGAATGGTTCGGATTATCGGAAAGGATGGGGAATTTCTGATTCCTACTTTAACGAAGGATCAGGAATTTACGGAACTTCCCTTTACTTTTTCAAAAAAGCAGACTGCCGGTGTTATTGAGTTAAGTAATCAGGCCGACTTTTTAACTATCTCCAAGCCGATTATCTGGGAAAATGGAGAAGTGGCAACATTACAGGTTTATAAGCAGCTTGTCGCACATTCGGAATCGATGGAAACTCTGTTTTACGTCCTGGCTGTCGCATCGGTTATCGTGCTGATTCCGACCATTATCGCGGGTACGTTTTTAAGCCGGTTTATTTTGAAACCAATCAAATCCTTGACTGGAACGATGAAGGAAAATATAACCGATGCCAAGTGGAAAAAGATTAATCTGGAAAACAGGTCGCGGGATGAGCTATATGAAATGGAAGAAACATTCAATGTGATGATTGAATACTTGAAGGACAATTTTGAAAGACAGGAAACGTTTGTCTCAGACGCATCGCATGAACTGAAAACTCCGATTTCCATTGTGAAAAGTTATGCGCAATTGCTTAAAAGACGCGGGCAGGATAATCCGGAACTTTTAAACGAGTCTGTTCAGGCAGTTGATTCAGAAGCAGACCGGATGCAGAAGCTTGTTGAACAAATGCTGCTTCTGGCTAAAAATCAGGAAAACGAAACATATAGCAAACTTGATATTATTCAGTTAACCAGGGAAACGGTTGATCAGTTCAAAGGAGCTTATGATCGGGAATTGACTTTTGAGGCAGAAGCGGAAAAAATTATGGTGAATGGGAATCATGACCAGCTGCAGCAGGTTTTCTATATATTAATAGATAATGCCCTGAAATACAGTGATGAGGCTGTAAATGTGTACGTTTTAAGGCGTCAATCCGAAGTGCAGGTAAAGGTGCAGGATTACGGACAAGGAATTCCGCAGGAGGAAGCGGAAAAAATCTTTGACCGGTTTTATCGGATGGACAAATCACGAAGCAGGGATCTTGGCGGAACTGGACTTGGTTTGGCTATTGCAAAAGCTATTATGGAAAAACATAAGGGCCAGCTGACTGTATCCAGTGAATCCGGCAATGGATCCATTTTTAGCATAACATTGTCAACTATAGACTAA
- a CDS encoding PepSY domain-containing protein: protein MKKKIGVVLSILLGLSALGLGMYHTSASKAAPELSKQQIKQMVHDQYPGKITEFELDKEGNRTVYEVEVMKDGKEYDIVFDGNTGEVLSLEKQLISNNGEDDDRHEENFETENDDADEGDLDAHEDNNKADSNAKAQKDNHDADTKTDNQKDKNNKGTNQQEETTKEPRISTAKAQEIALNEVPGTVLSSELDEDDDRLIYEIEVKSEKKEAEFEIDAYTGEIIVMSIDKFDNDDSADGEDHDNNDENHNESKDNNKQNNNQNHNSQDRGKADQDHPSKNKQK from the coding sequence ATGAAGAAAAAAATAGGTGTTGTGTTAAGTATATTGCTTGGTTTGTCAGCACTTGGTCTTGGCATGTATCATACAAGTGCTTCAAAGGCGGCTCCGGAATTGTCAAAACAGCAAATTAAGCAGATGGTACATGATCAATATCCTGGTAAAATTACGGAATTTGAACTGGATAAGGAAGGCAATCGTACTGTATATGAAGTGGAAGTCATGAAGGATGGAAAAGAATACGACATCGTTTTTGATGGAAACACCGGTGAAGTGTTGTCACTTGAAAAGCAGCTGATTTCCAATAATGGTGAAGACGATGACCGGCATGAAGAGAACTTCGAGACAGAAAATGATGATGCAGACGAAGGTGATCTTGACGCGCATGAGGATAACAATAAAGCAGACAGTAATGCCAAAGCGCAAAAGGATAACCATGATGCAGACACAAAGACCGATAATCAAAAGGATAAGAATAATAAAGGCACAAACCAACAAGAGGAAACAACTAAAGAACCACGCATCAGTACAGCAAAGGCACAGGAAATAGCACTGAATGAAGTGCCGGGTACCGTTCTCAGCAGTGAGCTGGATGAAGATGATGACCGGCTGATCTATGAAATTGAAGTGAAATCCGAGAAAAAAGAAGCCGAATTTGAAATTGATGCTTATACAGGTGAAATTATCGTAATGTCCATTGATAAATTTGACAACGATGATTCCGCTGACGGTGAAGATCATGACAACAACGATGAAAATCACAATGAATCCAAAGACAATAATAAGCAAAATAACAACCAAAATCATAATAGTCAAGATCGGGGAAAAGCTGATCAGGATCACCCAAGTAAAAATAAGCAAAAATAA
- a CDS encoding YegS/Rv2252/BmrU family lipid kinase, translating into MKYEKALFIFNGNEDDTNMRQNLSEILPVLSTNIKELTTIRTMSLEELKDTCVNFAQEVELIIVLGGDGTLHECINSISPLEKRPVLAILPGGTCNDFSRTLNMPQNPRQAAEVLVDGEVVDIDVGFADKRYFLNFWGIGLISETSLNINETQKKNFGVLSYFMSTLKTVNQAESFFYNISGESENHQGEAVMILVMNGNFIGTRKLPIPSLHPSDGLLDVLVIKNSSIASFRELLSMNRPNTDVEQLSEIIHFQASSVQITTEQEMEIDMDGEIDGVTPEAIRILPGHLQMIRCQDNRKQVSP; encoded by the coding sequence ATGAAATATGAAAAGGCATTATTTATTTTCAATGGAAATGAAGATGATACAAATATGCGTCAAAACCTTTCTGAAATCTTGCCTGTGCTATCAACAAATATTAAGGAACTGACGACAATCCGGACAATGTCACTAGAAGAGTTGAAGGACACCTGTGTGAATTTTGCCCAGGAAGTTGAACTGATTATTGTTTTAGGCGGAGATGGTACCTTGCATGAATGTATCAACAGCATTTCTCCATTGGAAAAACGACCAGTGCTGGCAATTCTTCCCGGTGGAACGTGCAATGATTTCAGCCGGACACTGAACATGCCGCAAAACCCGAGGCAGGCCGCTGAGGTGTTAGTAGACGGCGAAGTAGTTGATATCGATGTTGGTTTCGCCGATAAGCGGTATTTTTTGAATTTCTGGGGAATCGGACTTATTTCTGAGACATCCTTAAATATAAATGAAACACAGAAGAAGAATTTTGGTGTCCTCAGCTACTTTATGAGCACACTGAAAACGGTCAATCAGGCTGAATCTTTTTTCTATAACATTTCAGGCGAAAGTGAGAATCATCAGGGCGAAGCAGTAATGATCCTTGTTATGAATGGCAATTTTATCGGTACAAGAAAATTGCCGATTCCATCTTTACATCCATCTGATGGGCTTTTGGACGTTCTCGTCATCAAAAATTCATCGATTGCTTCTTTTCGGGAACTATTGTCCATGAATCGTCCGAATACAGATGTGGAACAGCTCTCAGAAATTATTCATTTCCAAGCTTCGTCCGTCCAAATCACCACAGAACAGGAAATGGAAATTGATATGGACGGTGAAATAGATGGCGTTACACCGGAGGCAATCAGGATATTGCCCGGACATCTCCAAATGATACGGTGCCAAGATAATCGAAAGCAGGTGAGCCCATGA
- a CDS encoding MarR family winged helix-turn-helix transcriptional regulator → MNENDRLITIKKQDPSLKLFVVLSKTYRVMMDQVEKDIQSKGLNLTDFAVLELLYHRGSQPVQKIADKILLASGSISYVVKKLEKKDYLVRESNCRDRRVMLLSITEKGAKLLNSIFPDHWKKIDEIMSGLNMEEKEQAINLVKKLGTSIKEL, encoded by the coding sequence ATGAATGAAAACGATAGACTAATTACAATTAAAAAGCAGGACCCGTCATTGAAATTATTTGTCGTTCTATCCAAAACATACCGGGTCATGATGGATCAAGTGGAAAAAGATATACAGTCTAAAGGCCTGAACCTGACCGATTTTGCAGTTTTGGAATTGTTGTATCATCGCGGCAGTCAGCCAGTTCAAAAGATTGCCGATAAAATTTTGTTGGCAAGCGGAAGCATTTCCTATGTCGTTAAAAAACTGGAGAAAAAAGATTATCTGGTGCGGGAATCGAACTGTCGCGACCGTCGTGTAATGCTGCTGTCCATTACTGAAAAAGGTGCGAAATTATTAAACTCCATTTTTCCGGACCATTGGAAAAAAATTGATGAAATTATGAGCGGATTGAATATGGAGGAAAAAGAACAAGCAATTAATTTGGTGAAGAAGCTTGGAACCAGTATTAAAGAATTATAG
- a CDS encoding SHOCT domain-containing protein, with the protein MYWEHFHPFGFFFFLLMVGLLVTNIVMWRRRASYMCFHHRSYDALSALDHRLANGEITIEEYEKVKQILKK; encoded by the coding sequence ATGTATTGGGAACATTTTCATCCGTTTGGATTCTTTTTCTTTCTGTTGATGGTTGGATTACTGGTTACAAATATTGTTATGTGGAGACGACGGGCAAGTTATATGTGCTTTCACCACCGATCATATGATGCATTGTCTGCACTTGACCACCGCCTGGCAAATGGCGAAATTACCATCGAAGAATATGAAAAGGTAAAACAAATACTGAAGAAATAA